The genomic stretch ATCTCTTGAGAACCAGATTTCTCACATGTCTGCATTATCAGCAACGTTCCCCTACAAAGCAGAGCTATCTTTCATGCAAAACACAACATATCAATTCGATTATGTTCCTCCCCCTTGTTGACACCTATATAACTTCCCCTTTTTGGCATTATcaaaaagaataacagaagaagcacaatcaaaaagaagttcagcaacattaactcaggccacttgggcaacacaacataaaaagtaacaagaacaacaagtgaatgtTATGGCACAAAATAGGGTGATTGCCCATAGTGGATTAATTATAACAAAAGCACAATAGTTTCAACAATAcataatatgacaatttaaaTAACTGAAGTACCAATGTCATCAAATATAGGGGTCAAAAGAAGGTAAGAATTCAAGGGAATATGGAAGGAGTGAAGGACATGGATCACTGGGCAGGAAGAAAAGTAAGGGGCTAAGGCTTTGATGAGCTTGTCCATTCGTTCATTTACTCTCCTCTGATCAATGATCATCTGCTCTCTCAGTTCCTCCACCTGTTTCCTCAATATTTCATTCTCACCTTTCAACTTAGCATTCTATTCTGCCGAGGGTCTAGGAGGACCTGGTGCTCAACCTGTCTGAGTAGGTTGAACTATCAATCAGATCACCAAGAGGCTCCCCAAGCTTCGTCTCATCAAGAATAGACTCAGTCCCATGAACATATAGCATCATAATATCacgtaaaacataaaaatatttaCTTCTTCTTCAGAAACATTGGGACTTGGAGAAACAAAGAGGTGATTCTAATTTTTGGAGCTCAACAATGTTaagaagttcctccatttttcggCAATATCAGAGTCAACACTCTGCCTTACAGCACTTTTTGAGACTTCAACGTCTTCTCCCTCCAAACCTAATGGCTCAAGCCTTTGCTTCTGTAAGGAAGTAGATTCTTTGCTTACATTACCCTTTCTATCCCTGAGCAGCCATGCCTCCCTCTTCTTATTCTCAATCTGTTTACCCTTATCATCTGCTTCATCTTTCTCAGCCAACCTTCGTTTCTccatttttttactatttttttcgCAAATGGAGATTTTTCCACTTCATCCTCTCTTCCACAATCACCACTTCAGCAGGTTACACCACTTTATCATCAATCAACCTGCTTTTAGGGACCGGGTCTCTCATTCAGTTCCCCTATTTTTCAACACATTCACCAATTCCTCCATCCTTCAAGGCTTCTACAAGCCCAGCAACAATTTCAGCCTCACGCTACCCTATTCCCTTTCAGTTAAACTTCCATAAAAAACTACCAAAGAATTCTTGGGGTTTTGATTCTGATGGAGTTAGGTTTTTAGAATGTGAGAGAGTTGGGTTCACTTTTGGCATATTTGTaaagaaggattattttgagacaaggttgattttggttttgaagaaaaggAATCGGTTTTATTTGGGTGTAAGATAGAGAAATGCCTCTTTGGGGCAACATGTCAGTTCAAAAAGGTTTAATAATTTTGGACTTCAAAAGTTAGGAGGAGAGGCAGGAGAAATGCAGAAACAAATTGATGACATGACACTTCAGCAGCTTAAAAGGGCATATAAGTATTGAAGAGACTACTAACCTGAGTCACAGGAACCAGGTTCCGTGacggtttttgaaaattttgagcaaAGACTCCTAGAAGTGAAATGTCACTCTTACTTGTTTTTGTCCTGAAACTGCCATATGTGTATGCCTATAACAGtatagatttgagttagatgtcgccgaaaaatactttttagcattttacctttccttcttaacatagcCAATCATCGAGGGACCAGGTCCTCAGTTGAGCTTGGTCAACCCCAACTCCAGAcgatttccttcaaaaatttCCCGGCTTAGCGCCTTGGTGAAGATGTCTGCTACCTGATCCTTCGTCTTCCAAAACTTCATACAAATCAGAACCTTTTCAACATTGACCCTGAGAAAGGCAGCTGCAATATATTCTGCTTAAGTTGTTGAGAGAGCTACTGAGTTTTTTTCCTTGTACCCCATGAGATAAAACATGATCCGAGGAAATGAGCCATTCCAGATGTGCTTTTCCTGTTCACCAGATAGcctgcataatcagcattagCATAACCAATCAAGTTAGAGTTATCAACCGAGGGATAGTAGAGAACTAGGTCCTGCATCCCTTTGAGATATCTTAGGATTCTCTTGGCAACTTTCAGATGATATTCCTTTAGGTTGGATTGAAACCCGCACACAGACCCACACTAAAACAATATTTGGTCTGCTACAGAAGTGACCCTATGATATCTCTATGCATGGTCTGATTTATAggggaaccaggttcatctagtCTAGACAAGTAGCTGTGGCGATGGAGTGTCAATGATTTTAATGTCTCCATGTCAAATCTCTTCAGCATCTTCTTGCTTCACTTGTACATCTAAGAAGAAATTCAGTTCCCCCATCGTACTCATTtctaactcacttcccatgagttatGCACATTCTTCACATTGGGAGTCAACTGTTGCTTCAAAGATGATTCCATCAACATAGATCTGAACAATGAGTAGGTTCCATCCTGATTTCTTTCACACTAAGCACAGGGAGCCTGGCTTCCATAACAGTTCTGTCAGCAGGTCGTGGAACCAGGTTCCACATACTGTTCCTCTAAAGTTGACGaagctcttcttgcatagctaTAATCCAGTCAGCATCTTCCAATGCTTCCTTGATATTTCTATGCTTTATTTGAGAGAGAAAGGTtgagaaggcaagtgagtttcttgtctttgatctggtttgaGTTTCTCAGCAGCTGGAGTTCCATGTACAGCCTTCACAACTTTGTTTTCTGCTTCATATATTGTGATTGAGGGACCAGGTTTCTCTATGTAGGCTGGCATCTCATCTTCAGTTCTGAGGAATAATGTCAATGTAAATCTGGAGTAATCATCCATACTGACGATAATATGTACCTCTTTCCTCCTCTACTTGGCATcctcataggtccacatagatccatatgaagGAGATCAAGTGGCCTTGAGATACTACTTCCATTTTGGGCTTGAAAGGGGATCTGACTTGCATTCTTTTTACACATGCATCACATATCTTGTGATccttgaagattgatttgagcaGACCATGAACTAGGTCCTTCTTGACTAatttttttagcagcgtgaaACTTGCATGACCCAGCCTTCTGTGCCATAGCTCATCATTATCATTAATAGCACTCAGACAGCCAAGATCCCTTTGTCACAGATTTGGGAAATACCCAGCAGAATCTCATAGAGGATCAGGTACTCTACTATTCAATGGAATCATACTGTTCCCGATCCTTCAAACTCCCAGAATGTATCCCTTCTTGCCATTTTCACAGGATACATCCCTCCTTGCACGACCTTCAGTGAAAGGAAATCATTTGTTCTTCCAGTCATGATCTTCGAGAAGTTGCTATCCATGTACCACTGTTAActgctccctttctctgttcccTGCACACTTAAGTCAATGATTAGACTTAGGGTTATTTTTGCCCATGCAAGCagcacatattttcttttcagggAACTAGGTTCCTTATTAGTACGCCTCTTTTCAACAAAAACTTTGTTTTTCTGCAAAGACTAAGTTTTAACTTTACAAAAGTCCTTGCAATGACAGTTTGACCATAGTGAGTGCACAACCTATTATCAGCCACAATTGCATACTTCATATGGGGATTATAGGAGGTTTTAGCCTTTGGGAACCCGATGCCTTGCATGTTTCCACCATTACTCCTGTATATAGACGTTATCACATCAGAGAACCGGGTCCATTTTAGTGACTTATCAagatcatttttaaccctttttaaatcttcctgaagttgtctattcttttcaagCTCAGCAACAAaactttttttaattttcttaagctcactctcaagctcaagttgagccTTTCTAACCACTTCCTCTCCCTCGGTGTTGTCCatccatttttttatttttttttcaacaagtTGTGTTCTCTAGTTACTTCTTCCATTTGTTCCCTTAAATCTTCAAAAGAAAATACCATATCATCCCCTTCTTGCTCCGTAGCTGCAATTTTCTCTACTAGAGTATTCTTCTCTTTGCTAAGGTTCTCTATGGTTTTCTTCAAGTCAACAACCACTACCATcaaatcatctctagattgttcagcatctcctagaTCTATGATTAGGGCATCATTATCATTAACAAAACTACAATATGTatcaattagaacatttgctaatgacatCAATTTCTTCGAAGAGTGGgacttcagatttctctgaacatccctgaaatttacctcatcattgtcATCCTCTTCATCCTCATCAGACTGAGCCATCAATGTAAACAATTAATCATCTTCATTTTGCATTGCCATCATGGAGTTGCTTCCTGTATCTGGTTCGTCTTCTGATTCACTGGAGGAGTCTTcccatgcagcaagagcttgcttCACAATATTGTCAGCTGCACTTTTTCGGCTGAATCTTTTGTCAGGAACTAGGTTCCTTTTTGCTACTTTGTCAGAGTTATGTTTGTGATGCTCTTGTTTCAGAAATGGGCAGTCTTCGATGAAGTgtccaggctttccacacttatgacaACAATCATTTCCTTTGGAATTCCTGCTGGAACTTCCTTTCTTTGGGATCTTACCATTTTTGTGACCCATCTTCTAAAATCTTTGTGGTCTATTAGTTGATTGACTTTCCTCGAAGTTTGGCGGATCAGCCATGTAGATCCTTtttaggtgttaaccttttaaaaagaacccgctctgataccaattgttaaaAACTAAGCATCCACCAGGCTGTATAGAAAATCGGTTTCTCTATGAGTTTACACTGAAGATACTGATGAACCAAATTGTATAGCGATCAGGTCTTATATCAGTTTGGTACAGTGCTAACCGCGAAACCAATATATATATGAGACACAAGATAAGTTcccactgtatagagaaccagattctctaGCAGTTCCTACTATAAGCAACAGGCTGTAAAACCAACCAGTACAGGGAATCAAGTTCTCTAATTGTTACCACAGTAGCTCGGCAGTATgtaaagaacacagaggatttttacgtggaaaaatcccaactcaaggggacaaaaaccacaacctacacttgtaggctttcaacttcactaacttgcaaacgcctattacaaagaattcaactcgactaacttgtggtactctcaccacaagccactttgtgactctttagtgacaaagactttaatcactctaacttgtaataaccctattacaagccactttgtaataactctattacaaaggcttTACAACTCGACAAACTCTAGCCAAGACATAAACTTGgagggtttgtgattttgggtttcctaaaacaacTTCTAAAAAGCAAGATAGGATTTACaattgaagaacaaataacaaagactcaacaaacctaaggacttaagatatcttcaatcttggatctggtccttgaggttgcagaagttttgttcttgagagaggttgttcTTGCACTTGAGAGAATTTTCGTTTCTAATTTTGCATGTCTTGGAGAAGGTATTTcttgtgtcttgcaccaggtttatactctaaaagacatcacaatggtgatgtcaaatcttggttagtacatgccttttcccaatgggaagtgactaTTGCACTGTCTGCTGAACTATTGCATGTACAGTTGTAgtagtcactttctgcagttgctttccaactgtactgttgacttatacttctaaatctggttcctgtgaatctaaaacacactgcccagattatcttgagtcgattaacttgaatgattgtaccaggcatgcttcaggtccttcatctggttctctcatgaagcaagttattttaccttccttgatagTATTTATACGTATGTGACATCACTtataatgatgtaagcaaggtagatAAAAAAACCTTCCATAAAAAGTTAACTATTGCACTATTCTTGTACAGTATCGTGTGCAGGCAGTAACTTTCCTGCtagagagttgacttcatacagtctcctcgggaactggtagggacatgTTCTCTCagttgttccttccactcttcctcacttgagtcattgctattAGCTTTGAGTACCagattcttttctttctttggttgtcttctttcactgtctatcttcctcttcatctcgcaggtcttcagatttccaactagctcttctatggtcagcttCTATAAGTCTTTTGATTCAGTGATAGCAGTCACCTTGCTTTCCTAAGGGCTGGATCCCAAtctggaactttgtgatctcagGGTCTTGTAACGGGTTCCTTATCTGATTttggatggtaagtttgttagatcatcaaaaataaagtaaagtacttgtgctcaaggtacttgtaacctaccacctatagtgcaccaccggctcttatcagtgcacctccactctagagttttcagggtggttactcaggcagtcagggtcagtttcagggtcagcagtctcagtagccgaagtcttgttatacttgtggcgatatgaGGCACATTACTAAATTTTTCCCTTGAGCCTCGAGCAGTTCTCAACATCAAGGTTCTCGTGCCATGTTTCcggcaccgggtgttccaccgcccgctcaacCAGCTAGAAGTAGGATTCAGGCAGCTAAATATGGAGGTCGAGATGTTAGAGGTGGAGATCAGgacgctagaggtggaggtcaggccgctagaggtggaggccgtcctagggatgttgtttagagtggtggggcccagccccgatgttatgctttctcAGCTAGGCCTGAGGTTGAGtcctccgatgtagttatcacaagtactattctggtttgtagtagagatgctttagttctatttgatctagggtctacatactcgtatgtgtcatcttattttgcttcatatttggttatgcctcgtaattctttgagtgctcttgtatatgtgtctacatcggtaggtgattctattattgtagaccgtgtatatcgttcgtgtgtggttgctattgggagtcttgagactagtgtagacctCCTACTCCTCGAtatggttgacttcgatattattttggggatggattggttgtcaccttatcatgctatattggactgttatgccaagactgtgaccttaacattgtcggggttgcctcgattagagtggagagggactcttggtcattctaccagtagggttatctcttttatgaaggctcgccgtatggtcgagaagggatgtttggcttatttggcttatgtccgcgattctagtgttgaggtttcTTCTATGAATTCTGTGctagttgttcgggagtttcccgaggtatttccttcagaccttccggggatgccacccgacagggatattgacttttgcattgatttggctcagggcactcaacccatttctattctgtcgtaccGAATGGCCCCgtcagagttgaaggaattgaaggaacatttgcaagacttgcttgataagggctttatcagACCCAATGTCTTGCCCTGGGGttcgccagtgttgtttgttaagaagaaggatggatcgatgaggatgtgtatagattatcggcagttgaacaaagtcatcatcaagaacaagtatccattgctgatgattgataatttatttgatcagcttcagggtgcgaaagtgtttttgaagattgatttgagatctggctaccatcagttaaggattagggtatctgatgtccctaagacaactttttgcactcggtacgggcattatgatattctagtgatgtcatttgggttgacaaatgccccaacaacatttatggatttgataaaccgagtgttcaagccctatctggattcctttgtgattgttttaattgatgatatcttgatctactcccgcaaccGAGAGCAACATGAGTAGCACCTTCGAGTCATTCTTCAAACTCTGAGAGACAgccaattgtatgctaagttttcgaaatgtgagttttagttGAGTTCAATAGCATTCCTGGGTCACggcgtatcagcagagggtattcaggtggatcctaagaagattgaggcagtcaaggacccAGTTTGAGGTgaatcagctatagagatccggagtttcttaggtttggcaggttattaccgtcggtttgtggaggggttttcatctatagcagccccgatgaccaggttaacccagaagggtacccagtttaggtggtcaaacgagtgtgaggcgagctttcaaaagctcaagtcagctttgactatggcatcgatattggtattgcccacaggttcagggccatatacagtatattgtgatgcatctcgtattggacttggtgagGTGTTGATGTAGAATGACATggttattgcatatgtttcgTGGCatttgaagattcacgagaagaattatccagttcatgatttggagctagaa from Nicotiana sylvestris chromosome 12, ASM39365v2, whole genome shotgun sequence encodes the following:
- the LOC138883563 gene encoding uncharacterized protein encodes the protein MGHKNGKIPKKGSSSRNSKGNDCCHKCGKPGHFIEDCPFLKQEHHKHNSDKVAKRNLVPDKRFSRKSAADNIVKQALAAWEDSSSESEDEPDTGSNSMMAMQNEDD